The proteins below come from a single Sander vitreus isolate 19-12246 chromosome 15, sanVit1, whole genome shotgun sequence genomic window:
- the rps11 gene encoding small ribosomal subunit protein uS17 isoform X1 — MHKYVQENVVTERAYQKQPTIFQNKKRVLVADGGKEVKEKLPRYHKSVGLGFKTPREAIDGTYIDKKCPFTGNVSIRGRILSGVVTKMKMQRTIVIRRDYLHYIRKYNRFEKRHKNISVHLSPCFRDVTVGDIVTVGECRPLSKTVRFNVLKVTKAAGAKKQFQKF; from the exons ATGCACAAGTACGTTCAGGAAAACGTCGTG ACCGAGAGGGCCTATCAGAAACAGCCCACCATCTTCCAGAACAAGAAGCGTGTTCTGGTCGCTGATGGTGGCAAGGAGGTCAAGGAAAAGCTCCCCCGCTACCACAAGAGTGTGGGACTGGGCTTCAAAACCCCTAGAGAA GCTATTGACGGCACTTACATTGACAAGAAATGCCCCTTTACTGGAAATGTCTCCATTCGTGGCCGTATCCTCTCTG GTGTGGTGACCAAAATGAAGATGCAGAGGACCATCGTTATCAGACGTGACTACCTGCATTACATTCGCAAGTACAACCGCTTTGAGAAGAGGCACAAGAACATCTCTGTCCATCTGTCACCTTGCTTCAG AGACGTCACAGTTGGAGACATTGTCACCGTCGGAGAGTGCCGACCGCTCAGCAAGACCGTGCGATTCAACGTCCTCAAAGTGACAAAGGCTGCTGGAGCCAAGAAGCAGTTCCAGAAGTTTTAG
- the LOC144530336 gene encoding apoptosis regulator BAX-like, translating into MTPEPVYVLCLYGSAVRQPAENNKMASHPGGGDQGITKDQILEVGAVLLKDFIYERVQRHGDGNTEVTRAQLGGGELCDPNHKKLAQCLQQIGDELDGNVELQRMINNSSLSPTKDMFMKVAIEIFSDGKFNWGRVVALFYFACRLVIKALVTKVPDIIRTIINWTMEYLQENVINWIREQGGWEGIRSHFGTPTWQTVGVFLAGVLTTVLVIRKM; encoded by the exons ATGACACCAGAGCCCGTCTATGTTCTCTGCTTGTACGGAAGCGCTGTCAGACAACCTGCAGAAAACAACAAGATGGCATCACACCCGGGAGGAGGTGATCAAG GCATTACTAAAGACCAGATACTGGAAGTAGGAGCCGTTTTGTTAAAAGA TTTCATCTACGAGCGGGTTCAGCGGCATGGAGACGGCAATACTGAAGTGACCAGGGCACAGCTGGGTGGAGGAGAGCTGTGCGACCCAAACCACAAGAAGCTTGCCCAGTGCCTGCAGCAGATTGGAGATGAGCTGGATGGAAATGTAGAGCTCCAAAG GATGATAAACAACTCTTCACTCAGTCCCACAAAAGACATGTTTATGAAAGTTGCCATTGAGATCTTTTCAGATGGAAAATTCAACTGGGGCAGGGTGGTTGCACTGTTCTACTTCGCCTGTCGACTCGTCATCAAA GCTCTTGTGACTAAAGTTCCTGATATCATCAGAACAATAATCAACTGGACCATGGAATACCTCCAAGAAAATGTGATCAACTGGATCAGGGAGCAAGGTGGCTGG GAGGGTATTCGATCCCATTTTGGCACACCCACATGGCAGACGGTGGGAGTTTTCTTGGCCGGTGTTCTGACCACTGTTCTAGTCATTCGCAAGATGTGA
- the rps11 gene encoding small ribosomal subunit protein uS17 isoform X2, whose translation MADAQTERAYQKQPTIFQNKKRVLVADGGKEVKEKLPRYHKSVGLGFKTPREAIDGTYIDKKCPFTGNVSIRGRILSGVVTKMKMQRTIVIRRDYLHYIRKYNRFEKRHKNISVHLSPCFRDVTVGDIVTVGECRPLSKTVRFNVLKVTKAAGAKKQFQKF comes from the exons ATGGCGGATGCACAA ACCGAGAGGGCCTATCAGAAACAGCCCACCATCTTCCAGAACAAGAAGCGTGTTCTGGTCGCTGATGGTGGCAAGGAGGTCAAGGAAAAGCTCCCCCGCTACCACAAGAGTGTGGGACTGGGCTTCAAAACCCCTAGAGAA GCTATTGACGGCACTTACATTGACAAGAAATGCCCCTTTACTGGAAATGTCTCCATTCGTGGCCGTATCCTCTCTG GTGTGGTGACCAAAATGAAGATGCAGAGGACCATCGTTATCAGACGTGACTACCTGCATTACATTCGCAAGTACAACCGCTTTGAGAAGAGGCACAAGAACATCTCTGTCCATCTGTCACCTTGCTTCAG AGACGTCACAGTTGGAGACATTGTCACCGTCGGAGAGTGCCGACCGCTCAGCAAGACCGTGCGATTCAACGTCCTCAAAGTGACAAAGGCTGCTGGAGCCAAGAAGCAGTTCCAGAAGTTTTAG